The Phaseolus vulgaris cultivar G19833 unplaced genomic scaffold, P. vulgaris v2.0 scaffold_1197, whole genome shotgun sequence DNA segment AGAGCAAACGAGAGGCCAGAGGAACGTCGATGATGATCTCCTTCATGGTAGGCTTTTTCTCATCCCTGATGGCAATAAGGTAACTCCGACCCACCCACCCGATCCACCCGGCGATGTACAGAAAGAGGACCCCAGGAGTGATGAACTCGCCCCAGTGCCTCTGGTCTCCGCTCACGATCAGGTGCGGCAGCCCGTCGGCGCCGCACAGAAGCCCCTGCTTCGCGTAGTTGTCGAACCGCCGCTTCGTCTTCTCCACCGACGCCTTTATCGCCAGGGCGGGGGCGCTGTCCGGCTCGTAAAACTTCAGCGACGACTCCAGCTTCTTTATCGACTGCT contains these protein-coding regions:
- the LOC137817788 gene encoding photosystem I reaction center subunit III, chloroplastic, which translates into the protein MALTIPTNLSKPAALRPKLGSKLRPAIVCSATPNNSDNNNTTSSDLKAFSAALALSSILLSAPLPAVADIAGLTPCKESKQFAKREKQSIKKLESSLKFYEPDSAPALAIKASVEKTKRRFDNYAKQGLLCGADGLPHLIVSGDQRHWGEFITPGVLFLYIAGWIGWVGRSYLIAIRDEKKPTMKEIIIDVPLASRLLFRGFSWPVAAYRELINGDLIAKDV